The following are from one region of the Lepeophtheirus salmonis chromosome 8, UVic_Lsal_1.4, whole genome shotgun sequence genome:
- the TSG101 gene encoding tumor susceptibility gene 101 protein: MSSVIIQNLISSVSYRNPRQTKSDIMGALNNYRSLNARTDYFSFNDGVRKKLLVLGGTIPVNYRGGSYNIPVSFWLLDTHPVNAPICYVSPTANMSIKISRNVDSSGKIYLPYLHEWNKNRSDLLSLIQICIAVFSEQSPVYTKSVTTPYLEPTRFPSISSSVTSQHLKTSLLTAVQDKLRKALREEFEIKGCELQSLRKMRDDLNAGKVQIDGAIAESKQRSNVLDENIESLKKKLEELENANSKLEKSQNNDLDDAVVGTAPLYNQLFTTFAKEASIDDTIYYLGEGLRRGVIDCDSFLKNVRRLSRQQFELRSLMIKCREKAGLRI, from the exons ATGTCATCCGTGATCATTCAGAACCTCATAAGCTCCGTGAGCTACAGGAATCCACGTCAAACCAAATCTGACATCATGGGTGCCCTCAATAATTATCGATCCCTCAATGCACGAACGGATTACTTTTCATTCAACGACGGAGTTCGGAAGAAACTCTTAGTTTTAGGAGGAACGATCCCTGTGAACTATCGAGGTGGCTCGTACAACATCCCCGTGTCATTTTGGTTGTTGGACACTCACCCTGTCAACGCCCCAATCTGCTATGTCTCTCCCACTGCCAACATGAGCATCAAGA TATCCAGGAATGTTGATAGTAGCGGAAAAATTTACCTTCCGTACCTCCACGAATGGAATAAAAACAGATCCGACCTTCTGTCtcttattcaaatatgtattgcTGTATTCAGCGAACAATCCCCTGTGTATACCAAGAGTGTTACTACACCCTATCTCGAACCTACCAGATTCCCTAGCATCTCTAGTTCAGTTACTTCTCAGCATCTTAAAACTTCATTGCTCACTGCGGTACAAGATAAACTTCGGAAGGCACTTAGGgaagaatttgaaattaaggGGTGCGAATTACAGAGTCTAAGGAAAATGAGAGATGATTTAAACGCAGGAAAGGTGCAGATTGATGGAGCGATAGCAGAGAGTAAGCAGAGATCCAATGTTTTGGATGAAAACATTGAGAGCTTGAAGAAGAAATTGGAAGAATTGGAAAATGCGAATTCAAAATTGGAAAAGTCACAGAATAATGATCTAGATGATGCCGTTGTTGGAACAGCACCTTTATATAATCAACTTTTTACGACCTTTGCAAAAGAGGCATCCATTGATGATACAATTTATTACCTAGGGGAAGGGCTAAGGAGAGGTGTCATTGACTgtgatagttttttaaaaaatgtacggAGACTCTCTAGACAGCAGTTTGAATTAAGGTCGCTCATGATTAAATGTCGAGAAAAAGCAGGACTAAGAATATAA
- the LOC121122685 gene encoding protein RCC2 homolog: MVTGVMKMEVPRKGKMDFGEAGILLFTGATDFEFVGRKAANLSKSEDTVWEPMRLAALAHIPVRFVSSSPCSAHMFAITDEGKVYGWGRNEKGQLGIGDKKDRRCPTHLTGLDEFNIVMVATGKNHSLFLTDDGKIYACGENKSGQCGTSGAQQITEPKMIVYDGPPAKKVASGADFSVLLDVNGNLWTWGHPEHGQLGNNTDGSYLETAGKVSFNYISAPTKITTYIEKDPKSKKISPVIGVHIKDVSCGNNHSVAIDERNRAFSWGFGGYGRLGHSETGNELAPRLIKFLDGPRRGVSNVTCGGQFNLASSEIAGTTYMWGQYHTSKEANMYPKNIPDLSGWNVRSIACNGKGWMIAADNSVIGVGPSPCFGEMGLGERKKSSAFPVEIKTLDSLYVIKTGMGISHSLFIVRNNSEDSKKAIEEFDILDQSDMDN; the protein is encoded by the exons ATGGTAACGGGAGTGATGAAAATGGAAGTGCCAAGGAAGGGAAAGATG GATTTTGGAGAAGCGGGAATTCTTTTGTTCACCGGTGCGACGGACTTCGAATTTGTGGGTCGTAAAGCTGCTAATTTGAGCAAGTCGGAAGATACCGTTTGGGAGCCCATGAGATTGGCGGCTCTTGCCCATATTCCTGTGCGCTTTGTAAGTTCCAGTCCTTGTTCTGCGCACATGTTTGCTATCACTGATGAGGGCAAAGTTTACGGTTGGGGAAGAAATGAAAAAGGGCAACTTGGAATTGGGGACAAAAAGGACCGCCGATGTCCCACTCATCTTACAGGATTGGATGAGTTTAACATCGTTATGGTAGCTACTGGGAAGAATCATTCACTCTTTCTCACGG atgATGGAAAAATATATGCTTGTGGTGAAAATAAGAGTGGACAATGTGGAACTTCTGGAGCGCAACAAATTACTGAACCAAAGATG atTGTTTATGACGGACCTCCAGCTAAAAAAGTGGCATCCGGTGCAGACTTTAGCGTATTATTGGATGTGAATGGAAATCTTTGGACATGGGGACATCCAGAGCATGGTCAATTGGGTAATAATACGGATGGTAGCTACTTAGAAACTGCCGGAAAAGTATCCTTTAACTATATTAGTGCTCCAACCAAAATTACTACATACATCGAAAAGGACCCCAAATCTAAAAAGATATCTCCCGTTATTGGAGTTCATATTAAGGATGTTTCCTGTGGAAACAATCACTCg GTAGCTATTGATGAAAGAAATAGAGCATTTTCTTGGGGTTTTGGTGGGTATGGTCGCCTAGGTCACTCTGAAACCGGTAATGAACTGGCTCCAagactaattaaatttttggatggCCCAAGAAGAGGAGTGAGCAATGTAACGTGTGGAGGACAATTTAATCTTGCATCCTCTGAAATTGCTGGAACCACTTATATGTGGGGTCAGTATCATACCTCTAAGGAAGCTAATATGTACCCCAAGAATATACCTGATTTATCTGGTTGGAATGTGAGATCAATTGCTTGCAATGGTAAGGGTTGGATGATAGCTGCTGATAACTCAGTTATTGGCGTTGGACCTTCTCCATGTTTTGGAGAAATG GGATTGGGAGAAAGGAAGAAGTCATCGGCTTTTCCTGTAGAAATAAAGACTCTTGATAGcctttatgtaattaaaactgGAATGGGAATATCGCACAGCTTGTTTATTGTAAGAAATAACTCGGAAGACAGCAAGAAGGCCATAGAGGAATTTGATATATTAGATCAGTCTGACATGGATAATTGA